The following coding sequences are from one Pseudomonas oryzae window:
- a CDS encoding DUF7507 domain-containing protein, whose protein sequence is MHTHKFLRTLPRSLLSAAVVAGIVTAAGVFAVDGNPPGLFELDGNTVDVGGTPGDDWGSIFTGTNLGTPAASTGILADPAPLTIYTQGGSKDINDVSEWRHTNGNVPDKDDITNAYAAGYINPNNVSHNGQVVHQAGDLIIYFGLDRYANNGDAFAGFWFFQDDVGLGPNGTFQGVHTARDGDQRGDLLVLVEYPQGANAQPEIKVYEWDPADADNDNVADNLDEIYSSTNAKCDGAGNKLACAITNVNNLTNEPAWDYTPKSGPASDLPKESFFEGGINVTRLLGGATPCFSSFLAETRSSRSETAQLKDFVLGNFDLCSIAVTKTCEAEVNDQDGGNSVVVNFSGEVTNDGGLALNNVTVTDDMGTPGDTGDDQVVFGPATLQPGETQPYSGSYETTAIPATDQVTATGSRGTATVEATADATCSPTVSPAITVDKFCSATLKEDGSGVDVLFNGTVTNTGNVALENVTVVDDNGTADPGDDVTVLGPVTLNAGASMPYNGGFGVTGSNTSTDHVVASGTDVLTDVEVSDTAEATCLADTNPSILLAKQCTATVNSSGDGIDVSFTGSVTNNGNVILNNVTVIDDNGTPGNTGDDVTLIDNATLAVGASLPFSGNFSGSGSSSTDVVSATASDALTGDVVSDTETATCAADVNPAILVSKQCTATVNSAGTAIDVLFIGSVTNTGNVVLQNVNVVDDNGTPGNSGDDVTLISNATLGVGASLPFNGNFSSSSASSTDVVTATGVDMLTSQAVSDTETASCAADLNPSIAVTKQCTDAMAHDQPILFNGTVSNTGNVALLGVTVVDDNGTPADPLDDQTFNLGDLAPGASANYNGSYSPGTGTWTNTVEANANGALETGSFTATASATCDVPPPPPEFEGCTPGFWKNSPGSWVGYSPNQLVGSVFSLPSGVLNNQLGDDTLMEALGYPGGTNLVGAAQILLRAAVASLLNAGHPDVDFPLTTSEVITQVNAALATKDRGTILALASTLDGYNNLGCDLPNDNSF, encoded by the coding sequence ATGCACACGCACAAGTTCCTGCGCACGCTACCTCGAAGCCTGCTCAGCGCGGCCGTGGTAGCGGGAATAGTGACGGCGGCCGGAGTGTTCGCCGTGGATGGCAACCCTCCGGGGTTGTTTGAGCTGGACGGCAACACGGTGGATGTTGGCGGCACTCCTGGTGACGACTGGGGTTCCATTTTTACGGGCACCAACTTGGGAACTCCGGCCGCCTCGACCGGCATCCTGGCTGACCCGGCACCGCTGACCATCTACACCCAGGGTGGTTCGAAGGACATCAACGACGTCAGCGAGTGGCGCCATACCAACGGCAACGTGCCGGACAAGGACGACATCACCAATGCCTACGCTGCCGGCTACATCAACCCCAACAACGTCAGCCACAACGGCCAGGTCGTACATCAGGCCGGTGACCTGATCATCTACTTCGGTCTCGACCGTTATGCCAACAACGGCGACGCCTTCGCCGGCTTCTGGTTCTTCCAGGACGATGTGGGACTGGGGCCAAACGGCACCTTCCAGGGCGTGCATACCGCGCGTGACGGCGATCAGCGGGGCGACCTGCTGGTCCTGGTGGAGTATCCCCAGGGCGCCAACGCCCAGCCGGAAATCAAGGTCTACGAGTGGGATCCGGCGGACGCGGATAACGACAACGTGGCCGACAACCTCGACGAGATTTACAGCTCTACCAACGCCAAGTGCGATGGCGCCGGCAACAAGCTGGCCTGCGCCATCACCAACGTCAACAACCTGACCAATGAGCCGGCCTGGGACTACACGCCGAAGAGCGGTCCAGCTTCGGACCTGCCCAAGGAGAGCTTCTTCGAGGGCGGCATCAACGTGACCCGGCTGCTGGGTGGTGCAACCCCGTGTTTCAGCAGTTTCCTGGCTGAAACCCGTTCGTCGCGTTCGGAAACCGCACAGCTGAAGGACTTCGTGCTGGGCAATTTCGACCTGTGCAGCATCGCCGTGACCAAGACTTGCGAAGCTGAGGTGAACGATCAGGACGGCGGCAACAGCGTCGTGGTCAACTTCAGCGGCGAGGTCACCAACGACGGCGGTCTGGCGCTGAACAACGTCACTGTGACCGACGACATGGGTACCCCGGGCGACACCGGCGACGACCAGGTGGTCTTCGGACCGGCCACGCTGCAACCGGGTGAGACCCAGCCGTACAGCGGCAGCTACGAGACCACGGCGATTCCGGCCACCGATCAGGTAACCGCCACGGGTTCGCGCGGCACCGCCACGGTTGAGGCCACCGCCGATGCCACATGCTCGCCGACGGTCAGCCCGGCCATCACAGTCGACAAGTTCTGCTCCGCGACCCTCAAGGAAGATGGCTCGGGCGTCGACGTGCTGTTCAACGGCACCGTGACCAACACCGGCAACGTGGCTCTGGAAAACGTCACCGTGGTCGATGACAACGGTACGGCTGATCCGGGCGACGATGTGACGGTGCTTGGCCCGGTCACTCTCAACGCCGGGGCTTCCATGCCCTACAACGGCGGCTTCGGGGTAACCGGCAGCAACACCTCCACTGACCATGTGGTGGCCAGCGGTACCGATGTGCTGACCGATGTCGAAGTGAGCGACACTGCCGAAGCCACCTGCCTGGCGGATACCAATCCGTCCATCCTGCTGGCCAAGCAGTGCACGGCTACCGTGAACAGCAGCGGTGACGGCATCGATGTGAGCTTCACCGGCTCGGTGACCAACAACGGTAACGTGATCCTCAACAACGTCACCGTGATCGACGACAACGGCACCCCGGGCAACACCGGTGATGACGTGACGCTGATCGACAATGCCACCCTGGCTGTGGGGGCTTCGTTGCCCTTCAGCGGCAACTTCAGTGGCAGTGGCTCCAGCTCGACGGATGTGGTTTCGGCTACGGCTTCCGATGCCTTGACCGGCGATGTCGTGTCGGACACTGAGACGGCCACCTGCGCCGCCGATGTGAACCCGGCCATCCTGGTGAGCAAGCAGTGCACGGCTACCGTCAATAGCGCCGGTACGGCTATCGACGTGCTGTTCATTGGTTCGGTAACCAACACCGGTAATGTAGTGCTGCAGAACGTCAATGTGGTGGACGACAACGGCACCCCGGGCAACTCCGGCGATGACGTGACATTGATCAGCAATGCCACCCTGGGGGTCGGTGCTTCGCTGCCCTTCAACGGCAACTTCAGCAGCAGCAGTGCCAGCTCCACGGATGTGGTGACGGCAACGGGTGTGGATATGCTGACCAGCCAGGCTGTGTCGGATACCGAAACGGCCAGTTGCGCCGCAGACCTGAATCCGTCGATCGCAGTGACCAAGCAGTGCACCGACGCCATGGCCCACGATCAGCCGATCCTGTTCAACGGTACGGTGAGCAACACCGGCAACGTGGCCCTGCTGGGTGTGACTGTGGTGGACGACAACGGTACTCCGGCTGATCCGCTGGATGACCAGACCTTCAACCTTGGCGATCTGGCTCCGGGAGCTTCCGCCAACTACAACGGCAGCTACAGCCCGGGTACCGGTACCTGGACCAACACTGTGGAAGCCAACGCCAACGGGGCCCTTGAGACTGGCTCCTTCACGGCCACCGCCAGCGCTACCTGCGATGTGCCGCCGCCGCCGCCGGAGTTCGAGGGTTGCACTCCCGGCTTCTGGAAGAACAGCCCCGGTAGCTGGGTAGGCTACAGCCCGAACCAGCTGGTCGGTTCGGTCTTCAGCCTGCCGAGTGGCGTGCTGAACAACCAACTGGGCGACGATACCCTGATGGAAGCACTGGGCTATCCGGGCGGCACCAACCTGGTCGGTGCTGCGCAGATTCTCCTGCGCGCTGCAGTGGCCTCGCTGCTCAACGCCGGCCATCCTGATGTGGACTTCCCGCTGACGACCTCGGAAGTGATCACGCAGGTCAACGCGGCTCTGGCCACCAAGGACCGTGGCACCATCCTGGCGCTGGCTTCGACGCTGGATGGCTACAACAACCTGGGTTGCGATCTGCCGAACGACAACTCGTTCTGA